The Lonsdalea populi genome window below encodes:
- the ppiB gene encoding peptidylprolyl isomerase B, with the protein MITFHTNHGDIVINTFADKAPATVENFLKYCRNGFYDNTLFHRVINGFMIQGGGFAPGMEQKITEAPIKNEANNGLKNTRGTLAMARTNDPHSATAQFFINVVDNDFLNFRSERADGWGYCVFAEVVEGLDVVDKIKAVATGRSGMHQDVPKEDVVVTSVTVSE; encoded by the coding sequence ATGATTACGTTTCATACCAACCATGGCGATATCGTCATCAACACCTTCGCGGACAAAGCGCCGGCTACCGTTGAAAACTTTCTGAAATACTGCCGTAACGGCTTCTATGACAACACCCTTTTTCACCGCGTGATTAATGGCTTTATGATTCAGGGCGGCGGCTTTGCTCCGGGTATGGAACAGAAAATCACCGAAGCGCCGATCAAAAACGAAGCCAACAACGGCCTGAAAAATACCCGCGGCACGCTGGCGATGGCTCGGACCAACGATCCGCACTCCGCCACCGCCCAGTTCTTCATCAACGTGGTGGACAACGACTTCCTGAACTTCCGCTCCGAACGCGCCGACGGCTGGGGTTACTGCGTCTTCGCCGAAGTCGTGGAAGGTTTGGACGTGGTTGACAAAATCAAAGCGGTGGCCACCGGCCGCAGCGGGATGCATCAGGATGTGCCGAAGGAAGACGTCGTGGTGACCAGCGTCACGGTCAGCGAGTAA
- a CDS encoding DoxX family protein, with protein sequence MLNGFNSLFDRPDFGKLVLRVSFGAMMLLHGIHKLIGGIGGIQSMVAAHGLPGIVGYGVYVGEVIAPVLMILGILTRPSALIFTLTMLAAYLLTDMNAALTLDKTGAWGIESMAVYFFAGFAILLLGSGRYALASNPRWR encoded by the coding sequence ATGCTCAACGGGTTCAATTCACTCTTCGACAGGCCGGATTTCGGCAAGCTAGTGCTGCGCGTGTCGTTCGGCGCCATGATGCTGCTCCACGGCATTCATAAACTGATTGGCGGTATTGGCGGCATCCAGTCGATGGTGGCGGCGCACGGGTTGCCCGGTATCGTCGGCTACGGTGTCTACGTCGGGGAGGTCATCGCGCCGGTATTGATGATACTGGGGATACTGACCCGTCCGTCGGCGCTGATTTTCACGCTCACGATGTTGGCCGCTTATCTGCTGACGGACATGAACGCGGCTCTTACGCTGGACAAGACCGGCGCATGGGGAATTGAGAGTATGGCGGTCTACTTTTTTGCCGGTTTCGCCATTTTGCTGCTGGGAAGCGGGCGCTACGCGCTGGCGTCGAATCCCCGTTGGCGGTAA